The window CTGCCGCTGCGGCGCGAAGGACTGCACCGGGACGATGCTCAAGCCCAAGCGCTGAGCGCCGGCGATCCTCCGCCTTCCTGCGATGCGCGATCCCTGTCGAAGGTTTACATGACCAACGCCAGTTAGCGAGCGCGCGGCCGCCGGCTAAGGTGCGCGCATTCGCCGCCGAGACGCGGCATCCGGAGTCGTTTATGCGCATGTGGGGACTGCCCGCGTTCTTGCTGCTGTCGATCCCCGCATTCGCGGGGGCGCTTCCCGACAGCGTTGCGGCATCCGCCGCAACGGAGCCTGTTGCCACGCTGAAGCTGGAGCCGTACCGCCGCAGCGTTGCGGTGCGCGTGGTCGCCAACGGCAAGAGCGGCCTGTTCTCCTTCGATACTGCCGGCGGACACACAGTCGTTTCGCCGGAGTTCGCCGCGCGCGTGGGCTGCACGCCGTGGGGTCGCATGGGCGGCTACAACATGACCGGCAAACGATTGGACATGGCGCGCTGCGACGACGTCGGGTTCGAGGTGGACGGATTCCCGTTGGTCGCGCCGGTGGCGGGCGTGATGCAGGTCGCGCCGCTGATGGCGGCGGATGCGGCGCCGATCGATGGACTGCTTGCGCTTGACGTATTCGCGGGTCGGACGATCACCTTGGATTTCGCGGGCGGACATCTGTACGTCGAGTCGCCGGCCAGCGCGGCACGGCGCATTGCCGATGCGCGTGAAATGCCGGTGCGCCTGTCGCGGGAGGCGCAGGGACTGGCGCTGGCAGTGGAAATGGAAGTGCCGACGCCGAACGGCATCGTCCGGTTCGAAGTAGACAGCGGCAACGGCGGAACCCTGCTGGTGTCGAAGGAATACGCGACGCTGTTCGGACTGGATCCAGCGAAGGAGGGGCCGCAGCCGGCGCGCATTCCGCTGGGCGGCGGCATCGTTGCGGAAGGTTTGGCCTTCGTCCCGGAGTTGAATATCGATGGCAATCTGGGAATGCCGTTCCTGAAGGACTGGGTCGTGACCCTGGACCTCGCCGCCGGCCGCATGTGGCTTCGCCGCAGCGACGTGCCGCCGCCGCCGGGCATGGGCGTGCCGCCTGTTCCCGCGCCAGGGAGCTGACGGATGCCTCGTTTCCCACGCACTTCCATGCCCGCCCTGCTTCCACCGTCTCCCTCGATGACCTCCAAGCCTCTTCGCGTTCTGGCGTTCGCCTCGCTGTTTGCCCTGTACCTGCCCGCGTTCGCGGACGATGCGCCCGCGCCGGCCGCGAACGCGAAGATCAAGATCGACGGCGTGATCGATCCGGCCGAATGGCAGGGCGCGCGCCACATCACCGATTTCCGCGACACCCAGCCGCTGACCGGCGCGCCCGGCTCGCTGCCGACCGAGGCCTGGGTCATGGCGACGCCGGAAGGCCTGGCGGTCGCCTTCCGCGCGGTGCAGCCGGTCGGCGTGCCGCGCACGATGCAGAAGATCCAGCGCGACGAGCAGGCGCAGGTCGACCGCGTCAACCTGATGGTCGACTTCGAAGGCGACGGCCGCACCGGCTACAACTTCATGGTCAGCGCCAGCAACGGCATCAACGACGCGGTCATCACCAACCAGTCGCAGTTCAGCACCGACTGGGACGGCAACTGGCAGCACGCCGCCAGCAGCGACGCGGAGGGCTGGTCGGCGGAAATGCTGATCCCCTGGTACATCGCGCCGATGGCCAAGGGCGCGGACGGCAAGCGCGCGTTCCGCATCTATCTCGACCGCGTGGTCGGCGCCACCGGCGAGCGTATGGCCTGGCCGCAGGCCAGCTTCGAGCGCCCGCGCTTCCTGTCCGACTTCGCGCCGATCGAGGTGCCGGCCTACAACACCGCGCTGCTGGCGATCACGCCCTACGCCTCCGGCCTGTACGACAACGTGCGCCACGACAGCACGTTCGACGGTGGCGCCGACATCTTCTGGAAGCCGAACGGCCAGTTCCAGTTGACCGCCACCATCAACCCGGACTTCGGCCAGGTCGAAAGCGACGACCTGGTGGTCAACTTCGGCGCCAACGAAACCTTCTACAGCGACAAACGCCCGTTCTTCACCGAGAACCAGGGCCTGTTCGACTTCACCACGCCTTCGGACTTCAGCCAGTTGCTGTACACCCGCCGCGTCGGCGGCCCGAACGACGACGGCAGCGGTCCCGGCGACATCACCGCCGCGCTCAAGTTCAACGGCAACGTGGGCTCCACCAAGTACGGCATGTTCCTGGCGGAGGAGGGCGACCCGGTCGGGCGCTCGTTCCGCGCGCTGCGGCTGGTGCACGACTTCAGCCAGCAGAACGTCGGCGTGATGCTGACCCAGGTCGAGCATCCGTACCTGGACCGCACGGCGAACGTGCTCGGCGTCGACCACGACTGGCGGCCGAGCGCGCGCTGGACGGTGCGCACCCGCTTGATCGCCAGCGACATCGAGCAGGCCGGGCAGGAAACGCGCGGCAGCGGCGCCACCGTCTGGGCCGACTACGAGATGGAGCGCGGCTGGCGCCAGCAGTACATGGCGATGCACTTCGGCGACAGCCTGGAGATCAACGACTTCGGCTACCTGTCGCGCAACAACCTCAACTACGGCCACTACCAGGTGTCGAAGCGGATCACCGACCTGCCGGCGGACTCCGCGTTCGCCTCGCACGACTGGCGCGCGCGGGTCAGCTTCACCGACAACGACCACGGGATGGCGCTGCAGCGGCAGTTCCGCCTGAGCCGACAGAGCCAGCTGCGCGACGGCAGCAACCTGTACGGCCAGATCAACGTCAACAGCGCGGGCTTCGATGACCGCATCACCCGCGGGCGCAATCCGCTGCGGATGCCGGCGAACTTCAATTCGCACTTCGAGTTCTCGCGCCCGCGCAAGGGCGCCTGGGCTTTCGACGCCTACACCGACGTGATGAGCGGCGGGCTGGCGGGCAACCACCGGATCGGCTGGTCGGCCGGCGTCGCGCCGACCTGGTTCGCCAGCGACGCGCTGAGCTTCACCCTCGATCTCAGCGCCGAGCACGTCGCCGACTGGATGGTCTGGCAGGGCGGCAACACGGTGGGCGAATACGACGAGCGCTCGGTGCAGCTCGACGGCGCGATCAACTGGAACATCGACGATCGCCAGGAGCTGCGGGTCAAGCTGCAGGCGCTGGGGCTGGAAGCGCGCGCGCGGCAGGGCTGGGACGCGCAGCCGGACGGCGGCGTGCTGGCCAGCGCCGCGCCGGTGGGCGACTTCAGCCTGCGCAACCTCGGCTTCCAGATCCGCTACCGCTACGAGCTGGCGCCGCTGTCCTACGTCTACGTCGTCTACGGCCGCGGCGGCGACATGTTCAACGAATACTGGCAGCCATCGGAACGCCTGCTGGGCGATGCGTTCTCGCTGCGCGACGCCGAGCAGCTGGTGGTGAAGTTCACCTACCGCTTCGAGCTGTAGCGCGGGCCGCGCGGCTCACTGCTTCGCCAGCGTCGCCCGCTCGATCCGCCAGTCCGGGTTGCCGCCTTCGACCACGCTGCGGTGCAGGACGTAGCGGCCGGCGTAGCGGTCGATGCGGCCGTCGGCCTGGGTGGCGTCCAGCCGCACCGGGATTTCGATGTAGCGCTGGCCGGCGCCGGCATCGACCGGGCCGGGTGCGCCGATCTCGACGCTGACGCCGGTGGTGCCGGCGAAGCCGTCGGCGAACTGCGCCGGCGTCTGCGGGTTCTGCCGCCACAGCGCGTAGGCGCGGGCGAAGTCGCGGGCGTTGATGGCGGCGTAGTAGTCGCGCAGCACCGCCACCGCGGCTTCGGCGCCGGGCTCGGCCTGTGCGGCGGACGCGTCGGCGGTGGCTTGCGCTGTGTCGCCGGCTTCCGCAGCCTGCGCGGGTTCGGGATCGTCGACGCGGCCTGGGTCGGGCGTGGATGCGCCGGGCGCGGGCATGCCGGTCACCGAGCCGCCGGCCGCGTCGGGTTTTGGCAGGCTTTCCTCGCCGGCGGCGGTGACATCGGTGCCGGCGGGCTTGCGGCCGCCGCAGGCGACGAGCAGGACGGCCAGCGACAGGGCGATCAGGAAGCGGAAGCGGTGCATGGCGTGGTCCGGAAGCGGATGCGCACACGATAGCGCGCATCCGTGAAACCGTCCGCGACGAAGGGCTCAATCCTCGTCGTGGTGCGGCTTGTACGCCTCCGCCAGTTTCTTCTGCACCTGCGCGGGCACCGGCTCGTAGTGGCTGAAGTCCAGCGCGTAGCGGCCGCGCCCAGCGGTGGAGGATTTCAGCTCCGCCGCATAGCCCTCTAGCTCCGACAGCGGCACCTGCGCGCGGATCACGATCTCGCCGCCGCGCGGCGCGTCGGTGCCGCTGATCCGCGCGCGCTTGGAGGCCAGGCCGCCGCTGACGTCGCCCATGTGCTGCTCCGGCGCGCTCACTTCCAGATCCACGATCGGTTCCAGCACCTGCGGCTGCGCCTTCGAGATCGCATCGAGGAAGGCCCGCTTGCCGGCGGCGACGAACGCCACTTCCTTGCTGTCCACCGGATGATGCTTGCCGTCGTAGACCACCACGCGCACGTCCTGCATCGGGTAGCCGGCCACCGCGCCGCCGGCCAGCACCTGGCGCACGCCTTTCTCCACCGCCGGCAGGAACTGGCCGGGGATGGTGCCGCCCTTGACCTCGTCCACGAACTCGAAGCCGGCGCCGCGCGGCAGCGGTTCGATGCGCAGGAACACCTCGCCGAACTGGCCGGCGCCGCCGGTCTGCTTCTTGTGGCGATGATGGCCGTCGGCCTTGTTGGCGATGGTCTCGCGGTAGGCGATGCGCGGCGGGTGGGTCTTCACCTCGACGCCGTGGCGCTCCTTCAGCCGTTGCAGCATCACCCGCAGGTGCAGGTCGGACAGGCCGCGGATCACCGTCTCGTTGGTCTCGCCGTTGTGCTCGACGGCGAAGGCCGGGTCTTCCTCGGCCAGCTTGCCCAGCGCGGTCGCCAGCTTCTGTTCCTGGCCTTTGCTGGCCGGCTCCACCGCCAGCCCGAACATCGGCTTCGGGAACGCCATCGGCGCCAGGTGGATCTGGTCCTCGTCGTGCGAATCGTGCAGCACCGCGTCGAAGTGCAGCTCGTCGATCTTCGCTACCGCGGCGATGTCGCCGGGGATGGCCTGCGCGATTTCGACGTGCTCCTTGCCCTTGAGCCGGAACAGGTGGGCCACCTTGAACGGCTTGCGGCCGTCGTCCACGAACAGCTGCATGTCCTTCTTCACCGTGCCCTGGTGGACGCGGAAGATGCCGAGCTTGCCGACGAAGGGATCGTTGACGATCTTGAACACGTCGGCGATGACGTGCGCGGCGGGATCGGGCCTGGCCTCGATCGGCTGCGCGTCGCCGCCCGTCCCCTTCACGAACGGCGGCGGGTTGGCCTCGCCCGGATGCGGGAGCAGCTTCTCGGCGATGTCCAGCAGTTCCTTCACGCCGGCGCCGCTGCGCGCGGAGACGAAGCAGATCGGCACCAGGTGGCCTTCGCGCAGGCACTGTTCGAAGGCGTCGTGCAGCTCCTGCCCGGACAGGCCGTCCTCGCCGAGGTCGAGGTAGTGATCCATCACCGTCTCGTTGATCTCGACCACCTGGTCGATGGTCTGCTGGTGCCAGCCGGCGACCGGGCCGAGATCGCTGTCGCCTTCGCGGCTGCCGAAGCAGTCGACGACCCGCGCGCCGCCGTCGGCGGGCAGGTTGACCGGCAGCGCCTCCGGGCCGAACTCGGCGCGCAGCGCCTCCACCAGCGCGGCGAGGTCGTGGCCTGCGTGGTCGATCTTGTTGACCACCAGCACCCGGCACAGGCCGCGCTGTTTCGCGTACTCCATCATCCGGCGGGTGCCGTGGGCGATGCCGGCGTCGGCGTCGACCATTACCGCCACGGTTTCCACCGCCGCCAGCGCGGCCAGCGCCGGGCCGCGGAAGTCGGGATAGCCGGGGGTGTCGAGCAGGTTGAGGTGCAGGCCGGCGCGGTCCACGCTGGCGATGGCGGCGTCGATGGAGTGGCCGCGTTCCCTTTCGAGCGGATCGAAGTCGGACACGGTGCTGCCGCGTTCGACGCTGCCTGCCGTCTGGAGTGCGCCACCGGCATGCAGCAGGGCTTCGAACAGGGTGGTTTTGCCGGCGCCGGGGTGGCCCGCCAGGGCCACGTTGCGGATCTGCTGTGTGCTGTAGGACATGAGCCCGTTCCTCCTTCGCGTGCGAATGGACGTGGCGTCATGGCTGTCCGCGCTTCGCGCCGGAGCGTTGGGCGCTCGGCGGGCGGTCATGGCGGGCCTCCACCTTAGCGCAGCCGGGGCGGAAGCGCAGCAGGCGCGGCGCGGACGGGCAGGCTGGCGGCGCGCTGAACGCCGCCGGCGGGGGCGGGCGGCATTCAGCCTCGCGTCAAGCGGCCGGCCGCAGTGTGCGAACCACGCCGGCCTCCTTCGTTCCCGGCGACGGGGATCCACCATGAAGCGTCTCATCGCCAGCCTGCTCGCCCTCGGCCTTGCCGCC is drawn from Thermomonas brevis and contains these coding sequences:
- a CDS encoding DUF5916 domain-containing protein gives rise to the protein MTSKPLRVLAFASLFALYLPAFADDAPAPAANAKIKIDGVIDPAEWQGARHITDFRDTQPLTGAPGSLPTEAWVMATPEGLAVAFRAVQPVGVPRTMQKIQRDEQAQVDRVNLMVDFEGDGRTGYNFMVSASNGINDAVITNQSQFSTDWDGNWQHAASSDAEGWSAEMLIPWYIAPMAKGADGKRAFRIYLDRVVGATGERMAWPQASFERPRFLSDFAPIEVPAYNTALLAITPYASGLYDNVRHDSTFDGGADIFWKPNGQFQLTATINPDFGQVESDDLVVNFGANETFYSDKRPFFTENQGLFDFTTPSDFSQLLYTRRVGGPNDDGSGPGDITAALKFNGNVGSTKYGMFLAEEGDPVGRSFRALRLVHDFSQQNVGVMLTQVEHPYLDRTANVLGVDHDWRPSARWTVRTRLIASDIEQAGQETRGSGATVWADYEMERGWRQQYMAMHFGDSLEINDFGYLSRNNLNYGHYQVSKRITDLPADSAFASHDWRARVSFTDNDHGMALQRQFRLSRQSQLRDGSNLYGQINVNSAGFDDRITRGRNPLRMPANFNSHFEFSRPRKGAWAFDAYTDVMSGGLAGNHRIGWSAGVAPTWFASDALSFTLDLSAEHVADWMVWQGGNTVGEYDERSVQLDGAINWNIDDRQELRVKLQALGLEARARQGWDAQPDGGVLASAAPVGDFSLRNLGFQIRYRYELAPLSYVYVVYGRGGDMFNEYWQPSERLLGDAFSLRDAEQLVVKFTYRFEL
- the fusA gene encoding elongation factor G translates to MSYSTQQIRNVALAGHPGAGKTTLFEALLHAGGALQTAGSVERGSTVSDFDPLERERGHSIDAAIASVDRAGLHLNLLDTPGYPDFRGPALAALAAVETVAVMVDADAGIAHGTRRMMEYAKQRGLCRVLVVNKIDHAGHDLAALVEALRAEFGPEALPVNLPADGGARVVDCFGSREGDSDLGPVAGWHQQTIDQVVEINETVMDHYLDLGEDGLSGQELHDAFEQCLREGHLVPICFVSARSGAGVKELLDIAEKLLPHPGEANPPPFVKGTGGDAQPIEARPDPAAHVIADVFKIVNDPFVGKLGIFRVHQGTVKKDMQLFVDDGRKPFKVAHLFRLKGKEHVEIAQAIPGDIAAVAKIDELHFDAVLHDSHDEDQIHLAPMAFPKPMFGLAVEPASKGQEQKLATALGKLAEEDPAFAVEHNGETNETVIRGLSDLHLRVMLQRLKERHGVEVKTHPPRIAYRETIANKADGHHRHKKQTGGAGQFGEVFLRIEPLPRGAGFEFVDEVKGGTIPGQFLPAVEKGVRQVLAGGAVAGYPMQDVRVVVYDGKHHPVDSKEVAFVAAGKRAFLDAISKAQPQVLEPIVDLEVSAPEQHMGDVSGGLASKRARISGTDAPRGGEIVIRAQVPLSELEGYAAELKSSTAGRGRYALDFSHYEPVPAQVQKKLAEAYKPHHDED